From the genome of Candidatus Kryptoniota bacterium:
CCCTGTTTTCAGTTCCGTTTCGTAGGACATTTTCGCAAAGGGCAAAGGAACAGTCGGAGTTCCTTTTACCGCACAGAAGTGTTGAATATCCGATTGAATCCGAGCCGCATCGCCCCAATCATTCCAGTATACTCCTTCTATTCTTACGGTATGAAGTCCAACAGGATTCCTTTCGAGAATAGAATATGAAAAATTCATCGGAGATAACCTTGAATACACTTCTTCAACAATGTGTGCTTCGAGAGATGAACCGAGGACGTCCCGTATTCCCCAGAATGCCTGATACACCGTTGGAGTGAACGTTTCGAATAATGCCAGAAGAGTCTTTGCCTTACTGACAATGACCATCGTGTTCCATAGGCTACCTTTGTGGTAGAGTTGGGATGCAGTGAACGGATCCGGTTTTTCCACAAACCGTGAAATATGGTACACTCGTTTCGCGTCGTTGTCGGCGATTTGTTCACCTGTGACAATCCAGCCATAGTCACCTTCAGGATGTCGAGGATTAACGCCTAAGAGCATCATAGACTGAGGATTGCTGTTGACAAATTCGGAGGAGAATTCAATATATTCCATAAAACTTTGTTCGTTCAACACGAAATGATCCGAAGGGAACAAACACACTGTGGCTTCAGGGTCGCGCTGCCACACGTGGAGAAGCGAATACAGTATTGCGGGACCAGTTTCGCGATTGAACGGCTGGACGATTACAGTTCCTGATGGACGGTCGGCGAGTTGATACTGGGCGTAACGAAAATGCTCCTTGCCCACGGTAGTCAAGAGCCGCTCAGGTTTGATGAGGATTTCTGCACGGTCAATCGTATGCCTGAGCATTGAGCGTGTACCTGTAAAGGTGCAATATTGTTTTGGAGCGTCGGTGCTATAACTTGAGTGGACGAATGACTGAACGCGTTTGCCCTCACCACCCGCGAGAATAATCCCCCATATCTGCTGATTATGCTTGGACATGACGTCTCCTTATTTTCCGATGTGCTGCTGCACTTGTCCTTCTCAGCATCGGTTCAGCTTTGGTAACATTCGTTGCCAGTTCTGGTCTGTGCTGTCCGCGCCTGTCATGAATTGCTCAACTTTCATACCTGCGCGCGAATATCCGATCCGCTTTCAAGAGGCAGCGGCGATATCGCTCAACTGTTTTCAGAGCGCATGCACCATGGCGCCAAACCTGTGCCGCAGAAGACGACAGGCG
Proteins encoded in this window:
- a CDS encoding sugar phosphate nucleotidyltransferase; protein product: MSKHNQQIWGIILAGGEGKRVQSFVHSSYSTDAPKQYCTFTGTRSMLRHTIDRAEILIKPERLLTTVGKEHFRYAQYQLADRPSGTVIVQPFNRETGPAILYSLLHVWQRDPEATVCLFPSDHFVLNEQSFMEYIEFSSEFVNSNPQSMMLLGVNPRHPEGDYGWIVTGEQIADNDAKRVYHISRFVEKPDPFTASQLYHKGSLWNTMVIVSKAKTLLALFETFTPTVYQAFWGIRDVLGSSLEAHIVEEVYSRLSPMNFSYSILERNPVGLHTVRIEGVYWNDWGDAARIQSDIQHFCAVKGTPTVPLPFAKMSYETELKTGKQNNERQSFERIGNSRPVNLARLYPT